A genome region from Gigantopelta aegis isolate Gae_Host chromosome 3, Gae_host_genome, whole genome shotgun sequence includes the following:
- the LOC121369172 gene encoding serine/threonine-protein kinase TBK1-like, protein MGPLSPIDAFGATTTHVYNRKEKLGVGASCEVFRGIQRNSGTTHALKIFKDGIWSNSCEHQREVEALSKLKHPNIVALHGREKELETGRTVLVMELCQGGSLHTFLQEPENMHGLGEKEFFIFISDTCAGLKHLRSCGFVHRDIKPGNILRTVLFDGTVRYKISDFGSSKNLEHEEGEFMSLAGTEEYLHPAMYVKAFVKRDIDSSFNNTVDLWSLGCTIYHACTGEIPFKPHGGVRHNRNIMYIMITCKPSDAISGSQRQEDADIAWQNELPKTCPMATCVSLRLDVQKMIAGLVEANKTRQWTFETFERSVQHLTSMKKICVVNTDKASLHDIYVSPLSSFKDFHHCVDREINTDSSSFLLFHKNKQLPCSSDVSLETVVANNDTPVILIHKTNGKHVLPHQTDPFPSFTSSMTMEEEIKTARKDCWAVSNYGKLVKSAEWIHKGLIQAREIMCSEYKEKRLYIQKHCQALLDIAQEKRSLLEMIGEWEGYRRNISQAVDVNVSQQYKQAKSLCLKIHNSLYEVQESLRQYSEPAVLGYHTGQNGISLQPQARCEENTKGFNTDIAGESDMSSRAQHLFEESKSIWRRMKQRQQDRPISEFEEMMHKKDKKDLQEICAYAVHLWQDFRQPKTQILYDRFIKHKTMYFQRNEDLTMIEQQLMIIKVDVKKLTEQLSQIWAFSGKAWSQLTDDLSISKYSSKESAIVMKENDEIRQKSEALLKQLKEVKMEDDLN, encoded by the exons ATGGGTCCATTGAGTCCAATCGACGCGTTTGGCGCAACCACAACACACGTGtacaacagaaaagaaaaactcGGCGTTGGCGCTTCCTGCGAAGTGTTCAGAGGAATTCAAAGA AACTCTGGGACGACGCACGCCTTGAAAATCTTCAAGGATGGGATTTGGTCGAATTCGTGCGAACATCAGCGGGAGGTGGAAGCTCTGTCGAAACTGAAACACCCCAACATTGTGGCCTTACACGGCAGGGAGAAAGAG CTGGAGACTGGGAGAACAGTACTGGTAATGGAGTTATGTCAAGGTGGGAGCCTCCACACATTCCTTCAGGAACCAGAGAATATGCATGGGCTTGGCGAGAAAGAATTCTTCATCTTTATCAGTGATACCT GTGCCGGTCTAAAGCATCTGCGCAGCTGTGGGTTCGTGCATAGAGATATTAAACCGGGCAACATCCTTCGAACGGTACTTTTTGACGGAAC tgttaGGTACAAGATCTCTGATTTTGGTTCGAGTAAAAATCTTGAACATGAAGAAGGGGAATTTATGTCATTAGCAGGAACTGAGGAATATTTG CATCCCGCCATGTACGTGAAAGCCTTCGTCAAACGAGACATCGACAGCAGCTTCAACAACACCGTCGACCTGTGGTCCTTAGGCTGCACCATCTACCACGCATGCACGGGCGAGATCCCGTTCAAACCCCACGGAGGCGTCAGACACAACAGGAACATCAT GTACATAATGATCACGTGCAAACCGAGCGACGCTATTTCTGGATCCCAGCGTCAGGAGGACGCAGACATAGCGTGGCAGAATGAACTCCCCAAAACCTGCCCGATGGCCAC TTGTGTTAGTCTCAGACTCGACGTTCAAAAGATGATAGCTGGCCTTGTTGAAGCAAACAAGACTAGGCAGTGGACTTTTGAAACTTTCGAAAGATCAGTTCAACATCTAACATCGATGAAGAAAATCTGCGTTGTTAATACAGACAAAGCCTCTTTGCACGACATCTATGTTTCACCCTTATCAAG TTTCAAAGATTTTCATCACTGTGTTGACAGAGAAATCAACACTGACTCATCatcatttctgttatttcacaaaaacaaacagctgCCCTGTTCGTCAGATGTATCGTTGGAAACAGTAGTTGCCAATAATGATACACCagttattttaattcataaaactaATGGAAAACACGTTTTACCACACCAAACAG ATCCCTTTCCTAGTTTCACGTCCTCCATGACCATGGAGGAAGAAATCAAGACAGCTCGGAAAGACTGCTGGGCAGTCAGTAATTATGGAAAGCTCGTCAAGTCAGCCGAGTGGATTCATAAAGGGTTAATCCAAGCAAGAGAGATAATGTG TTCTGAATACAAAGAAAAACGtttgtacatacaaaaacatTGCCAAGCTTTATTGGACATTGCCCAGGAGAAGCGATCACTTCTGGAGATGATAGGGGAGTGGGAAGGATACAGGAGGAATATATCCCAAGcagtcgatgtaaatgtatccCAGCAGTACAAACAAGCAAAGAGTCTGTGTTTAAAG ATTCACAACAGCCTGTATGAAGTTCAAGAATCACTAAGACAGTACTCAGAACCGGCCGTGCTGGGATATCATACAGGACAGAATGGAATAAGTCTTCAGCCACAAGCCAGATGTGAAGAAAACACAAAAGGTTTTAACACTGATATAGCAGGGGAAAGCGACAT GTCAAGTCGAGCACAGCACCTGTTTGAAGAAAGTAAGTCAATATGGCGCAGAATGAAGCAAAGACAGCAAGACAGACCTATTTCTGAGTTTGAGGAAATGATGCACAAAAAGGACAA GAAAGACCTTCAGGAAATCTGTGCTTATGCAGTTCACTTGTGGCAGGACTTCAGGCAACCCAAAACACAGATTCTGTATGATCGTTTCATCAAACACAAAAC AATGTATTTCCAAAGAAATGAAGATTTGACAATGATTGAACAACAGCTGATGATAATAAAGGTTGACGTAAAGAAGCTTACAGAGCAGTTATCACAG ATATGGGCGTTTTCTGGAAAAGCGTGGTCGCAGTTGACTGACGACTTATCCAT atCAAAATATTCCTCCAAGGAGTCGGCCATCGTGATGAAAGAAAATGACGAAATACGTCAAAA ATCTGAAGCCTTGCTGAAGCAGCTGAAGGAAGTGAAGATGGAGGATGACCTCAACTAA